Proteins found in one Mangifera indica cultivar Alphonso chromosome 15, CATAS_Mindica_2.1, whole genome shotgun sequence genomic segment:
- the LOC123198192 gene encoding transcription factor PRE5-like → MSSRRSRQSGSRISDDQIIELISKLRQLLPEIRDRRPEKASASKVLQETCNYIRSLHREVDDLSERLSQLLSTIDADSAEAAIIRSLIM, encoded by the exons atgTCTAGCAGAAGGTCGAGGCAATCTGGTTCCAGGATCAGTGATGATCAGATCATTGagcttatttcaaaattacGCCAACTTCTTCCTGAGATTCGTGATAGGCGTCCTGAAAAG GCTTCGGCCTCCAAGGTTCTGCAGGAAACCTGCAACTACATTCGAAGTTTGCACAGAGAAGTTGATGACTTAAGTGAGCGACTATCTCAGCTTTTGTCCACCATTGATGCTGATAGCGCTGAGGCCGCAATAATTAGgagtttaattatgtaa
- the LOC123197838 gene encoding binding partner of ACD11 1-like isoform X4: MKNTAASRNGEDTCSAYVTFKDAYALETAVLLSGATIADQPICIIRWGTNEDESHPWGSPWNFEENSGSTQVTHMDRYASTPGEAITVAQEVVKTMLAKGYVLSKDALVKAKHLDETYGLSAKAAAKVVELGDRIGLNDKLSAGVKVAKSVDEKYHVVEITKTAATVTGNAAVTAATFTGRTAKAAGTAVVNSTYFAKGALWVSGVLERAAKAAADLEGVKSLLW, encoded by the exons ATGAAGAACACCGCAGCAAGCAG AAATGGCGAAGACACTTGTTCTGCATATGTGACATTTAAAGATGCTTATGCTTTGGAAACTGCTGTTTTGCTCAGT GGAGCTACAATTGCAGATCAACCCATATGCATAATACGGTGGGGGACAAATGAAGATGAATCTCACCCTTGGGGCAGTCCATGGAACTTTGAAGAGAATTCTGGCTCAACG CAGGTCACTCATATGGATCGATATGCTTCTACTCCTGGAGAAGCAATAACAGTTGCTCAGGAAGTTGTGAAAACAATGCTGGCTAAGGGATATGTTCTGAGCAAAGATGCACTAGTCAAAGCAAAACACCTGGACGAGACCTATGGACTCTCTGCTAAGGCTGCAGCCAAGGTTGTTGAGCTTGGCGACAGAATTGGGCTCAACGATAAGCTTTCTGCTGGAGTCAAAGTTGCAAAATCTGTGGATGAGAAGTATCATGTTGTAGAAATCACCAAAACAGCTGCAACAGTTACTGGAAACGCTGCTGTAACCGCTGCAACTTTTACTGGTAGAACTGCTAAAGCAGCTGGTACTGCAGTAGTCAATAGCACCTACTTTGCAAAGGGTGCTCTTTGGGTTTCTGGAGTCTTAGAACGCGCAGCTAAAGCTGCAGCGGATTTAG AGGGAGTGAAAAGTTTGCTCTGGTGA
- the LOC123197838 gene encoding binding partner of ACD11 1-like isoform X2, producing MYPGGFIAEVVGLSPKVTEKDVGDFFSYCGALEHVEIIRNGEDTCSAYVTFKDAYALETAVLLSGATIADQPICIIRWGTNEDESHPWGSPWNFEENSGSTVTHMDRYASTPGEAITVAQEVVKTMLAKGYVLSKDALVKAKHLDETYGLSAKAAAKVVELGDRIGLNDKLSAGVKVAKSVDEKYHVVEITKTAATVTGNAAVTAATFTGRTAKAAGTAVVNSTYFAKGALWVSGVLERAAKAAADLEGVKSLLW from the exons atgtaTCCCGGCGGATTCATTGCTGAAGTTGTAGGCCTGTCTCCTAAAGTAACGGAGAAAGATGTTGGCGATTTCTTTTCATACTGTGGTGCACTTGAGCATGTTGAAATCATCAG AAATGGCGAAGACACTTGTTCTGCATATGTGACATTTAAAGATGCTTATGCTTTGGAAACTGCTGTTTTGCTCAGT GGAGCTACAATTGCAGATCAACCCATATGCATAATACGGTGGGGGACAAATGAAGATGAATCTCACCCTTGGGGCAGTCCATGGAACTTTGAAGAGAATTCTGGCTCAACG GTCACTCATATGGATCGATATGCTTCTACTCCTGGAGAAGCAATAACAGTTGCTCAGGAAGTTGTGAAAACAATGCTGGCTAAGGGATATGTTCTGAGCAAAGATGCACTAGTCAAAGCAAAACACCTGGACGAGACCTATGGACTCTCTGCTAAGGCTGCAGCCAAGGTTGTTGAGCTTGGCGACAGAATTGGGCTCAACGATAAGCTTTCTGCTGGAGTCAAAGTTGCAAAATCTGTGGATGAGAAGTATCATGTTGTAGAAATCACCAAAACAGCTGCAACAGTTACTGGAAACGCTGCTGTAACCGCTGCAACTTTTACTGGTAGAACTGCTAAAGCAGCTGGTACTGCAGTAGTCAATAGCACCTACTTTGCAAAGGGTGCTCTTTGGGTTTCTGGAGTCTTAGAACGCGCAGCTAAAGCTGCAGCGGATTTAG AGGGAGTGAAAAGTTTGCTCTGGTGA
- the LOC123197838 gene encoding binding partner of ACD11 1-like isoform X1 yields the protein MYPGGFIAEVVGLSPKVTEKDVGDFFSYCGALEHVEIIRNGEDTCSAYVTFKDAYALETAVLLSGATIADQPICIIRWGTNEDESHPWGSPWNFEENSGSTQVTHMDRYASTPGEAITVAQEVVKTMLAKGYVLSKDALVKAKHLDETYGLSAKAAAKVVELGDRIGLNDKLSAGVKVAKSVDEKYHVVEITKTAATVTGNAAVTAATFTGRTAKAAGTAVVNSTYFAKGALWVSGVLERAAKAAADLEGVKSLLW from the exons atgtaTCCCGGCGGATTCATTGCTGAAGTTGTAGGCCTGTCTCCTAAAGTAACGGAGAAAGATGTTGGCGATTTCTTTTCATACTGTGGTGCACTTGAGCATGTTGAAATCATCAG AAATGGCGAAGACACTTGTTCTGCATATGTGACATTTAAAGATGCTTATGCTTTGGAAACTGCTGTTTTGCTCAGT GGAGCTACAATTGCAGATCAACCCATATGCATAATACGGTGGGGGACAAATGAAGATGAATCTCACCCTTGGGGCAGTCCATGGAACTTTGAAGAGAATTCTGGCTCAACG CAGGTCACTCATATGGATCGATATGCTTCTACTCCTGGAGAAGCAATAACAGTTGCTCAGGAAGTTGTGAAAACAATGCTGGCTAAGGGATATGTTCTGAGCAAAGATGCACTAGTCAAAGCAAAACACCTGGACGAGACCTATGGACTCTCTGCTAAGGCTGCAGCCAAGGTTGTTGAGCTTGGCGACAGAATTGGGCTCAACGATAAGCTTTCTGCTGGAGTCAAAGTTGCAAAATCTGTGGATGAGAAGTATCATGTTGTAGAAATCACCAAAACAGCTGCAACAGTTACTGGAAACGCTGCTGTAACCGCTGCAACTTTTACTGGTAGAACTGCTAAAGCAGCTGGTACTGCAGTAGTCAATAGCACCTACTTTGCAAAGGGTGCTCTTTGGGTTTCTGGAGTCTTAGAACGCGCAGCTAAAGCTGCAGCGGATTTAG AGGGAGTGAAAAGTTTGCTCTGGTGA
- the LOC123197838 gene encoding binding partner of ACD11 1-like isoform X3 — MYPGGFIAEVVGLSPKVTEKDVGDFFSYCGALEHVEIIRNGEDTCSAYVTFKDAYALETAVLLSGATIADQPICIIRWGTNEDESHPWGSPWNFEENSGSTQVTHMDRYASTPGEAITVAQEVVKTMLAKGYVLSKDALVKAKHLDETYGLSAKAAAKVVELGDRIGLNDKLSAGVKVAKSVDEKYHVVEITKTAATVTGNAAVTAATFTGRTAKAAGTAVVNSTYFAKGALWVSGVLERAAKAAADLGTHNTK; from the exons atgtaTCCCGGCGGATTCATTGCTGAAGTTGTAGGCCTGTCTCCTAAAGTAACGGAGAAAGATGTTGGCGATTTCTTTTCATACTGTGGTGCACTTGAGCATGTTGAAATCATCAG AAATGGCGAAGACACTTGTTCTGCATATGTGACATTTAAAGATGCTTATGCTTTGGAAACTGCTGTTTTGCTCAGT GGAGCTACAATTGCAGATCAACCCATATGCATAATACGGTGGGGGACAAATGAAGATGAATCTCACCCTTGGGGCAGTCCATGGAACTTTGAAGAGAATTCTGGCTCAACG CAGGTCACTCATATGGATCGATATGCTTCTACTCCTGGAGAAGCAATAACAGTTGCTCAGGAAGTTGTGAAAACAATGCTGGCTAAGGGATATGTTCTGAGCAAAGATGCACTAGTCAAAGCAAAACACCTGGACGAGACCTATGGACTCTCTGCTAAGGCTGCAGCCAAGGTTGTTGAGCTTGGCGACAGAATTGGGCTCAACGATAAGCTTTCTGCTGGAGTCAAAGTTGCAAAATCTGTGGATGAGAAGTATCATGTTGTAGAAATCACCAAAACAGCTGCAACAGTTACTGGAAACGCTGCTGTAACCGCTGCAACTTTTACTGGTAGAACTGCTAAAGCAGCTGGTACTGCAGTAGTCAATAGCACCTACTTTGCAAAGGGTGCTCTTTGGGTTTCTGGAGTCTTAGAACGCGCAGCTAAAGCTGCAGCGGATTTAGGTACTCATAATACTAAATAA
- the LOC123197231 gene encoding uncharacterized protein At3g28850-like, with product MGCASSKQNKRCRHCQTPYSPVLRSNSMHVRHPAQGKGDSHHVVALTSTTLGSLKLDFDKNNQNNNRNAEINGGDHLDVGGGGGGGDKSKDAKDFSIGLVEAKAWSSMIEEKIPKVVPKTPIRTPPGEPETINTWELMEGLEDVSPLMMSHKHFRSFSFDVAKNLNSNAVVPLDDHPLPKSELSESKATVSPKCMWNQMSDGDDDKNSNFVSEFDPEVIQTFRKSFQELSPGHPFHLRPQLETKKQQSAVADNGLLLSDSLEGKKAGNGVVSDKKFGKEKLVLYFTTLRGVRKTYEDCCHVRVILKSLSIRVDERDVSMHSGFKEELKELLRNGITGGTLPRVFLGKKCIGGAEEIRRLHEEGQLEKMLEGCEKVDEFGGTNGATCEACRDIRFVLCETCSGSCKIYHERDEEEQDDDEDQEQWEGEEGESGFQRCPDCNENGLIRCPICCY from the coding sequence atggGTTGTGCGAGTTCCAAGCAAAACAAGCGGTGCCGGCACTGCCAGACCCCGTACTCGCCGGTGCTGAGAAGCAATTCAATGCACGTGCGTCATCCTGCACAAGGCAAGGGAGATAGCCATCATGTGGTGGCGCTCACATCCACCACTTTGGGCTCTTTGAAGCTGGACTTTGACAAGAACAATCAAAACAACAATCGTAATGCTGAAATCAACGGTGGTGATCATCTTGatgttggtggtggtggtggtggtggtgataaGAGCAAAGACGCCAAGGATTTTTCAATAGGGTTGGTTGAGGCAAAGGCTTGGTCAAGCATGATTGAAGAGAAGATCCCAAAAGTTGTGCCTAAAACTCCTATCAGAACGCCTCCTGGAGAGCCTGAGACTATTAACACTTGGGAATTGATGGAGGGGCTTGAAGATGTTAGTCCATTGATGATGTCCCATAAACACTTTCGGAGTTTCTCTTTTGATGTTGCCAAAAATTTGAATTCCAATGCTGTGGTGCCTCTTGATGATCACCCTCTTCCAAAGTCCGAACTTTCTGAAAGTAAAGCCACAGTGTCACCAAAGTGTATGTGGAACCAAATGTCAGATGGggatgatgataaaaattccAATTTTGTTTCAGAATTTGATCCTGAAGTTATCCAAACTTTCAGGAAATCTTTCCAGGAGCTATCTCCAGGGCACCCTTTTCATCTCAGGCCGCAATTGGAAACTAAAAAGCAGCAATCGGCTGTGGCCGACAATGGTTTGTTGTTATCAGATTCCTTGGAAGGCAAGAAAGCAGGAAATGGGGTAGtttcagataaaaaatttggaaaagaaaagcTTGTGTTGTACTTCACAACCCTGAGAGGAGTTCGGAAAACATATGAGGATTGTTGCCATGTGAGAGTTATCTTAAAAAGCTTAAGCATTCGCGTCGATGAGAGAGATGTTTCAATGCATTCAGGCTTCAAGGAGGAGCTAAAAGAGCTCTTACGAAATGGGATTACAGGAGGCACCTTGCCAAGAGTATTTCTGGGAAAAAAATGCATCGGAGGAGCCGAAGAGATAAGGCGGTTACACGAAGAAGGGCAGCTTGAGAAGATGCTTGAAGGGTGTGAAAAAGTGGACGAATTTGGTGGAACAAATGGAGCAACTTGTGAAGCCTGTAGAGATATAAGATTTGTGCTTTGTGAAACATGTTCAGGGAGCTGTAAAATATACCATGAAAGGgatgaagaagaacaagatgatgatgaagatcaAGAACAATGGGAAGGTGAAGAAGGTGAATCGGGGTTCCAACGCTGCCCTGATTGTAATGAAAATGGACTAATAAGGTGTCCCATTTGTTGCTATTAG